In Capsicum annuum cultivar UCD-10X-F1 unplaced genomic scaffold, UCD10Xv1.1 ctg3565, whole genome shotgun sequence, the following are encoded in one genomic region:
- the LOC107855552 gene encoding auxin-responsive protein SAUR68, whose protein sequence is MAMLSPKKLIKMARRWRKFAAMQRRRISFPRNGSNADGCSTSSSYTVEKGHFVVYTIDQRRYVFPLAYLENEAIVQLPNMSEEEFGLPSGGPITLSCDSAFMDYIISLIKKGVTAGDLHKALFLSIPSCCCTSTSYLHQEGGNQQLLVY, encoded by the coding sequence ATGGCAATGCTCAGCCCTAAGAAACTCATCAAGATGGCCAGGAGATGGCGGAAGTTTGCAGCCATGCAGAGGAGGAGGATTTCGTTTCCAAGAAATGGCAGTAATGCAGATGGTTGCAGTACATCCTCATCCTATACTGTTGAAAAGGGCCATTTTGTAGTGTATACAATTGATCAAAGGCGATATGTGTTTCCCCTGGCTTACCTTGAAAATGAGGCCATTGTGCAACTTCCAAACATGTCTGAAGAAGAGTTTGGACTGCCGAGTGGTGGCCCTATTACATTGTCCTGTGATTCAGCCTTCATGGACTACATCATTTCGCTAATCAAGAAAGGTGTAACTGCTGGAGATCTTCACAAAGCTTTGTTCCTCTCAATTCCTTCATGTTGCTGTACTTCAACTTCATATTTGCACCAAGAAGGTGGAAACCAACAGCTTCTCGTTTATTGA
- the LOC107855553 gene encoding auxin-responsive protein SAUR20 gives MGILRRSSTSGVVPKGHCAVYVGESQKKRFVVPVSYLNQPSFQDLLAQAEEEFGFDHPMGGLTIHCKEDVFIDLTSRLRRL, from the coding sequence ATGGGAATCCTAAGGAGGTCTTCAACATCAGGAGTTGTTCCAAAAGGTCATTGTGCAGTATACGTAGGAGAGAGTCAAAAGAAGAGATTTGTCGTGCCAGTATCATACTTGAACCAACCATCATTTCAAGACTTGCTAGCTCAAGCTGAAGAAGAGTTTGGGTTTGATCATCCAATGGGAGGTCTTACAATACATTGCAAAGAGGATGTGTTCATTGATCTCACTTCCCGCTTGAGGAGATTATAA